A single region of the Streptomyces sp. NBC_00425 genome encodes:
- a CDS encoding sensor histidine kinase, with translation MQRLIETLPRLRRGHPWLTDVLLLVLVAVPPVIRPQPGWRPVWVQAVVYAALVLPLLWRRHRPVLVAALVTAAFWAQYLGQVWGQEPGRGAVALAAALATLTVRGLRRAAAATVVCAAACVLLWIPAWQRDHGGPGARGALLTPLAVGLLLAGAWVFGEYIRARRAYVAEFERRAALAESERLALARVAVAEERARIAREIHDVLAHGVSVMVLNAEGGRLMRHTDPTVVDRTLGVISATGREALDELRRLLEVLRTPDADPPARSPGDGNGGAGDSLSADLRRLVGRLDTNGTRARLDLRGEPGGLPADLTAQTYRIVQEALTNVVKHAPPDATIQVRVDTGAEGPGRLVHVQVENSAGTGAGTGTGAVPECPAPLLSRGHGLTGMRERAALHGGSVDAGPTPGGGYRVTATLRPGTEPTTGTP, from the coding sequence GTGCAACGGCTGATCGAGACCCTGCCCCGCCTGCGGCGCGGACATCCGTGGCTGACGGACGTCCTGCTGCTCGTGCTGGTGGCCGTGCCCCCGGTGATCCGCCCGCAGCCGGGCTGGCGGCCCGTCTGGGTACAGGCGGTCGTGTACGCCGCCCTGGTGCTGCCCCTGCTGTGGCGCCGTCACCGGCCGGTCCTCGTCGCGGCCCTGGTGACGGCCGCGTTCTGGGCGCAGTACCTCGGGCAGGTGTGGGGACAGGAACCGGGACGCGGCGCCGTCGCCCTGGCCGCGGCCCTGGCCACCCTCACGGTACGCGGCCTGCGCCGCGCCGCCGCGGCGACGGTGGTCTGTGCCGCCGCCTGCGTACTGCTGTGGATTCCCGCGTGGCAGCGGGACCACGGCGGCCCGGGCGCGCGCGGTGCCTTGCTCACCCCGCTCGCCGTGGGGCTCCTGCTGGCCGGGGCCTGGGTGTTCGGCGAGTACATCCGTGCCCGGCGCGCCTATGTCGCCGAGTTCGAGCGACGGGCCGCGCTCGCCGAGTCGGAGCGCCTCGCCCTGGCCCGGGTCGCCGTCGCCGAGGAGCGGGCGCGTATCGCCCGCGAGATCCACGACGTCCTCGCGCACGGCGTGAGCGTGATGGTGCTGAACGCCGAGGGCGGCAGGCTGATGCGGCACACCGACCCCACGGTCGTCGACCGCACCCTCGGTGTCATCAGCGCGACCGGCCGCGAGGCCCTGGACGAACTGCGCCGGCTGCTGGAGGTGCTGCGCACCCCGGACGCGGACCCCCCGGCCCGCAGCCCCGGCGACGGCAACGGCGGGGCCGGCGATTCTCTCTCCGCCGATCTGCGGCGCCTGGTCGGGCGCCTCGACACGAACGGCACGCGCGCCCGGCTGGACCTTCGCGGAGAGCCGGGCGGCCTTCCCGCGGACCTCACCGCGCAGACGTACCGCATCGTGCAGGAGGCGCTCACCAACGTCGTCAAGCACGCCCCGCCGGACGCCACGATCCAGGTACGGGTGGACACAGGCGCCGAGGGGCCGGGGCGACTCGTCCACGTCCAAGTGGAGAACTCGGCGGGAACGGGAGCGGGAACGGGAACGGGAGCCGTCCCGGAGTGCCCCGCCCCGCTGCTCTCCCGTGGTCACGGACTCACCGGCATGCGCGAACGCGCCGCCCTTCACGGCGGAAGCGTCGACGCCGGACCCACACCCGGCGGAGGCTACCGGGTCACCGCCACCCTGCGCCCCGGGACCGAGCCCACCACGGGGACTCCATGA
- a CDS encoding 3-oxoacid CoA-transferase subunit A — protein MSRADIVDSTDAAVAGIEDGSTVLVGGFGLAGMPFDLIDALIRQGAKDLTIVSNNAGNGDVGLAALLAAGRVRKVLCSFPRQADSYVFDGLYREGKVELEVVPQGNLAERMRAAGAGIGAFYCPTAVGTPLAEGKEEREIDGRTYLLEYPIKGDYALIGAHLADTLGNLVYRKTARNFGPVMATAATTTVVQVDEIVAPGKLDPEAVVTPSIYVDRVVQVAARRYTVQGAR, from the coding sequence GTGAGCCGGGCCGACATCGTCGACAGCACCGACGCCGCGGTCGCCGGGATCGAGGACGGCTCCACGGTCCTGGTCGGTGGCTTCGGCCTGGCCGGGATGCCGTTCGATCTGATCGACGCGCTCATCAGGCAGGGGGCGAAGGACCTCACGATCGTGTCCAACAACGCCGGCAACGGCGACGTCGGGCTGGCCGCGCTGCTGGCCGCCGGCCGGGTGCGCAAGGTCCTGTGCTCCTTTCCCCGCCAGGCGGACTCCTACGTGTTCGACGGGCTCTACCGCGAGGGCAAAGTCGAACTGGAGGTGGTGCCGCAGGGCAACCTCGCCGAGCGGATGCGTGCGGCGGGCGCCGGCATCGGCGCGTTCTACTGCCCGACCGCGGTCGGCACTCCGCTCGCCGAGGGCAAGGAGGAGCGGGAGATCGACGGCCGCACGTACCTGCTGGAGTACCCCATCAAGGGGGACTACGCGCTGATCGGCGCACACCTCGCGGACACGCTGGGCAACCTCGTCTACCGCAAGACCGCGCGCAACTTCGGACCGGTCATGGCCACGGCCGCGACGACCACCGTCGTCCAGGTCGACGAGATCGTCGCGCCCGGAAAGCTCGATCCCGAGGCCGTCGTCACGCCGTCCATCTACGTCGACCGGGTCGTCCAGGTGGCGGCCCGTCGCTACACCGTTCAGGGGGCACGATGA
- a CDS encoding response regulator: MLAEDSVLLREGLIGLLDRCGHRVVSAVGDARALVDAVEEHVPDIVVTDVRMPPGFQDEGLHAAVRMREKRPALPVLVLSQYVQRTYAAELLDSGDGSGVGYLLKDRVGQVEEFVAALHKVADGGTVVDPEVVRQLLRRRRDPLEQLTPREREVLALIAEGRSNGAIAKELVVSEAAIGKHIGNILTKLDLPPTDTTHRRVLAVLAYLRA, translated from the coding sequence GTGCTGGCCGAGGACAGCGTGCTGCTGCGGGAAGGGCTCATCGGCCTGCTCGACCGCTGCGGACACCGGGTGGTGTCCGCGGTCGGGGACGCGCGGGCACTGGTCGACGCGGTCGAGGAACATGTCCCCGACATCGTCGTGACGGACGTGCGGATGCCGCCCGGTTTCCAGGACGAGGGACTGCACGCGGCAGTGCGGATGCGTGAGAAGCGCCCCGCACTGCCCGTCCTGGTCCTCAGCCAGTACGTGCAACGGACGTACGCCGCCGAACTCCTGGACTCCGGCGACGGATCGGGCGTCGGCTATCTGCTCAAGGACCGGGTCGGCCAGGTCGAGGAGTTCGTGGCAGCGCTGCACAAGGTGGCCGACGGCGGGACGGTGGTCGACCCCGAGGTGGTACGCCAGTTGCTGCGCCGCCGCCGCGATCCGCTGGAGCAGCTCACGCCGCGCGAACGCGAGGTGCTGGCACTGATCGCCGAAGGCAGGTCCAACGGCGCGATCGCCAAGGAGCTGGTGGTTTCCGAGGCGGCGATCGGCAAGCACATCGGCAACATCCTCACCAAGCTGGACCTGCCTCCGACGGACACCACGCACCGCAGGGTCCTGGCCGTCCTCGCCTACCTCCGGGCCTGA
- a CDS encoding 3-oxoacid CoA-transferase subunit B has protein sequence MTTASSDRAGADHRLSMDELAAVIARDIPAGAFVNLGIGQPTKIADHLPAGSGVVLHTENGMLNMGPKAEGDAVDPDLTNAGKVPVTELPGAAYFHHADSFAMMRGGHLDVCVLGAYQVAFDGDLANWHTGRQDDIPAVGGAMDLAIGAKDVYVMMTLFTRSGEPKLVPRCAYPLTGVGCVSRVYTDHGVFDVGPDGVRIRETYGVGAGELAERLGITPTH, from the coding sequence ATGACCACCGCGTCGAGCGATCGGGCCGGTGCCGACCACCGGCTCTCGATGGACGAACTGGCGGCCGTCATCGCCCGGGACATCCCGGCCGGCGCGTTCGTCAACCTCGGCATCGGACAGCCCACCAAGATCGCCGACCATCTGCCGGCCGGATCCGGGGTGGTGCTGCACACCGAGAACGGCATGCTCAACATGGGCCCCAAGGCCGAGGGCGACGCGGTCGACCCCGACCTGACCAACGCCGGCAAGGTCCCGGTGACCGAACTGCCGGGGGCGGCGTACTTCCATCACGCCGACTCCTTCGCCATGATGCGCGGCGGGCACCTCGACGTCTGCGTCCTCGGCGCGTACCAGGTCGCCTTCGACGGGGACCTCGCCAACTGGCACACCGGCAGGCAGGACGACATCCCCGCCGTCGGCGGTGCCATGGACCTCGCCATCGGCGCCAAGGACGTCTACGTGATGATGACCCTCTTCACCCGCTCCGGCGAGCCCAAGCTCGTGCCGCGGTGCGCCTACCCGCTCACCGGAGTCGGCTGCGTCAGCCGCGTCTACACCGACCACGGCGTCTTCGACGTCGGCCCCGACGGCGTGCGGATCCGGGAGACGTACGGCGTCGGCGCCGGCGAACTCGCGGAGCGGCTCGGCATCACGCCGACGCACTGA
- a CDS encoding ABC transporter permease: MLSTTPGALRTRWVTFVGSFVALCLGVALVAVMGLTLASSLDAPQRGPERFAAAPVVVRGQDTLRVPTPIGERSQKLAQPRAVPADAVARLRNLGTVVQDRSFAVRAEGGPADLVGHPWPTAAFAPYRLDAGRAPEAADEVVVSGDWARPGARVRTDGGTVRVVGTVGVVGAVTGPGFENAVFYTDARAAELSPRSSQLVVDADPAAVREAVRGDEGVQVLTGDARRYADPDPDRDREALTAMNAMFGTAGGVTGFVSVFVVASTFAFAVAQRRREFGLLRTAGATPGQIRRMVVREALAVGVLASAAGCVLGSRAAPGLARWAVEENLAPRWFTIGDHAWPCHVAFWTGLSVALCGVLAASWRAGRTGPAEALREASVDTRPMTRGRLLFGAALLTAAAVTLVWALVTNPGELLQRKTYVSRPMLLITAVALLAPALVRWPTRLIAWLPARLPGAGGMLARENAAAGVRRTAAVAAPVLVTVALAGSLLGATATLDEARATEVRGRTAADLVVTSAGDAGFDEATVRRLRGVSGAEVSASSSSAVYVLEDGVALIRSEARAVAPRPFAATARLPLAAGTVSALDDDSIIVNEEWEKHTVGERVDVWLGDGTRRSLRIAAVMTVGTGDNGVYVTPRNAAAAPVDRVDVRLAEGADVRAVAAGLRQAVRASGGEVVTRDAWVRAMYPRTDRTTRMGVFLVLGIALLYTGISLANTMVMATSDRSRELAVLRLAGATRWQVLRLVGAEALMVVVVGGLLGALVAGLQLAGMWGALGLRSVWTSVEMPWATLAAVLGACAVLAVISAVVPAGLLLRRAAVDGGAGRR, encoded by the coding sequence GTGCTGAGCACCACGCCGGGCGCCCTGCGCACCCGATGGGTCACCTTCGTCGGCAGCTTCGTCGCCCTCTGTCTGGGGGTGGCGCTGGTCGCCGTGATGGGACTGACCCTCGCGTCCTCGCTGGACGCACCGCAGCGCGGTCCGGAGCGGTTCGCCGCCGCGCCCGTCGTCGTCAGGGGCCAGGACACCCTGCGGGTGCCCACCCCGATCGGTGAGCGCAGCCAGAAGCTCGCGCAGCCGCGTGCCGTGCCCGCCGACGCGGTCGCGAGGCTGCGGAACCTCGGGACCGTCGTGCAGGACCGGTCGTTCGCCGTGCGGGCGGAGGGCGGGCCCGCCGATCTGGTGGGCCATCCCTGGCCCACCGCGGCCTTCGCGCCGTACCGGCTCGACGCGGGGCGTGCGCCCGAGGCCGCGGACGAGGTCGTCGTCAGCGGTGACTGGGCCCGTCCGGGGGCGCGGGTGCGGACCGACGGCGGCACCGTGCGCGTCGTCGGCACCGTGGGCGTCGTCGGCGCCGTGACCGGGCCGGGCTTCGAGAACGCCGTGTTCTACACCGACGCCCGCGCCGCCGAACTGTCGCCGCGCAGCTCCCAGCTCGTGGTGGACGCCGATCCGGCGGCCGTGCGCGAGGCGGTGCGCGGCGACGAGGGCGTCCAGGTCCTCACCGGGGACGCGCGCCGGTACGCCGACCCCGACCCCGACCGCGACCGCGAGGCCCTCACCGCGATGAACGCGATGTTCGGCACGGCCGGCGGTGTCACCGGGTTCGTATCGGTGTTCGTGGTGGCCTCGACGTTCGCGTTCGCGGTGGCCCAGCGACGCCGCGAGTTCGGACTGCTCCGCACCGCCGGGGCGACCCCGGGGCAGATCCGCCGCATGGTCGTCCGGGAGGCGCTGGCGGTGGGTGTGCTCGCCTCGGCCGCCGGGTGCGTACTCGGTTCCCGCGCGGCGCCGGGGCTCGCGAGATGGGCGGTCGAGGAGAACCTCGCACCCCGCTGGTTCACCATCGGCGACCACGCCTGGCCCTGCCACGTGGCGTTCTGGACGGGGCTGTCGGTGGCCCTGTGCGGCGTGCTGGCCGCGTCCTGGCGGGCGGGGCGCACCGGTCCCGCCGAGGCGCTGCGCGAGGCGTCCGTGGACACCCGGCCGATGACACGGGGGCGCCTGCTGTTCGGCGCGGCCCTGCTGACCGCCGCCGCGGTGACGCTCGTCTGGGCCCTGGTGACGAACCCGGGCGAACTGCTGCAGCGCAAGACCTACGTGAGCCGGCCCATGCTGCTGATCACCGCGGTCGCCCTGCTCGCGCCGGCGCTGGTGCGGTGGCCGACCCGGCTGATCGCCTGGCTGCCGGCCCGGCTGCCGGGCGCCGGCGGGATGCTGGCGCGGGAGAACGCCGCTGCCGGGGTGCGCCGCACCGCGGCCGTCGCGGCGCCCGTGCTGGTCACGGTCGCGCTGGCGGGCTCGCTCCTCGGCGCCACCGCGACCCTGGACGAGGCGAGGGCCACCGAGGTGCGCGGGCGGACGGCCGCCGACCTCGTGGTCACTTCGGCGGGCGACGCCGGTTTCGACGAGGCGACGGTGCGGCGGCTCAGGGGCGTGTCCGGCGCCGAGGTCTCGGCGAGTTCGTCGAGCGCGGTGTACGTCCTGGAGGACGGCGTGGCGCTCATCAGATCCGAGGCCAGGGCCGTCGCGCCGCGGCCGTTCGCGGCGACGGCCCGTCTTCCGCTCGCCGCAGGGACCGTGAGCGCTCTCGACGACGACTCGATCATCGTCAACGAGGAGTGGGAGAAGCACACCGTGGGTGAGCGGGTGGACGTGTGGCTCGGCGACGGCACGAGGAGGTCGTTGCGGATCGCCGCGGTCATGACCGTCGGCACCGGCGACAACGGCGTCTACGTCACCCCGCGCAACGCCGCCGCGGCGCCCGTCGACCGGGTGGACGTACGCCTCGCGGAGGGCGCCGACGTACGCGCCGTGGCGGCCGGACTGCGTCAGGCGGTGCGAGCGTCGGGCGGGGAGGTGGTCACCAGGGACGCCTGGGTGCGCGCGATGTACCCGCGGACCGACCGCACGACCCGGATGGGCGTCTTCCTGGTCCTCGGGATCGCCCTGCTCTACACCGGCATCTCGCTGGCCAACACGATGGTCATGGCGACCTCCGACCGGTCCCGCGAACTGGCCGTGCTGCGGCTGGCCGGCGCCACCCGGTGGCAGGTGCTGCGGCTCGTGGGCGCGGAGGCGCTGATGGTGGTCGTGGTCGGCGGGCTGCTCGGAGCACTGGTCGCCGGTCTCCAACTGGCGGGCATGTGGGGCGCGTTGGGCCTGCGCTCGGTGTGGACGTCCGTCGAGATGCCGTGGGCGACGCTCGCGGCGGTCCTGGGCGCCTGCGCGGTGCTCGCCGTGATCTCGGCGGTCGTTCCGGCCGGCCTCCTGCTGCGCCGCGCGGCGGTGGACGGTGGGGCGGGAAGGCGATGA
- a CDS encoding sensor histidine kinase translates to MSRPGFLLSAWPWRSAAYLLTGALTGAVTLVGIVAVAVVCGALAVVLVGLPLLVVVALGGIPVARVERRRMRLVDRDPVSDGHRTPAAPGLRPWLTTRLREQTTWRELGYTLLFAGLLWPVDALAVTVALLCPMSLAATPLLMATVGDGHEAKVLKQWTVTAWPTAFGVAVLGLLLTGLGAYLLGVTAGARAGLARLLIAPREGDLGATVVELARSRVRLVDAFEAERRRIERDLHDGAQQRLVALTMALGLARMDAPPGPLAEQLTRAHEEAGKALAELRELIHGIHPQVLTDYGLPAAISDAADRCVVPVDVDLALPGRPARAIESAAYFVVCEALANVAKHSGAGRAQVSGGHHEGRLFLEVRDDGRGGADPSAGSGLTGLADRVSVLDGRLALTSPPGGPTLLRVEFPCEVPEAADR, encoded by the coding sequence ATGTCCCGGCCCGGCTTTCTGCTCTCGGCCTGGCCCTGGCGCTCCGCCGCGTATCTGCTCACCGGCGCGCTGACGGGCGCCGTCACCCTGGTGGGCATCGTGGCGGTGGCCGTGGTCTGCGGTGCGCTCGCCGTCGTCCTGGTGGGGCTGCCGCTGCTCGTGGTGGTCGCCCTCGGCGGGATACCGGTGGCCCGGGTGGAGCGGCGCAGGATGCGCCTGGTCGACCGCGACCCGGTGTCCGACGGGCACCGGACGCCGGCCGCACCGGGACTGCGACCCTGGCTGACCACCCGGCTGCGCGAACAGACGACCTGGCGTGAGCTCGGGTACACGCTGCTGTTCGCCGGGCTGCTGTGGCCGGTCGACGCGCTGGCCGTCACCGTCGCGCTGCTCTGCCCGATGTCCCTGGCGGCCACTCCGCTGCTGATGGCCACGGTCGGCGACGGCCACGAGGCGAAGGTGCTCAAACAGTGGACGGTCACCGCCTGGCCGACCGCCTTCGGCGTCGCCGTACTGGGCCTGCTCCTGACGGGCCTGGGCGCCTACCTCCTCGGTGTCACGGCGGGCGCCCGGGCCGGCCTGGCCCGGCTCCTGATCGCCCCACGCGAGGGCGACCTCGGCGCCACGGTGGTCGAACTGGCCCGCTCCCGTGTCCGGTTGGTCGACGCCTTCGAGGCCGAACGGCGCCGTATCGAGCGCGATCTGCACGACGGCGCCCAACAGCGCCTCGTCGCCCTGACGATGGCCCTCGGGCTGGCCCGCATGGACGCCCCGCCCGGCCCGCTGGCCGAGCAGCTCACCAGGGCCCACGAGGAGGCGGGCAAGGCGCTCGCGGAGCTGCGTGAGCTCATCCACGGCATCCACCCCCAGGTCCTCACGGACTACGGCCTGCCCGCCGCGATCAGCGACGCCGCCGACCGCTGCGTGGTCCCCGTCGACGTCGACCTCGCACTGCCGGGACGGCCCGCCCGGGCGATCGAATCCGCCGCCTACTTCGTGGTCTGCGAGGCGCTGGCCAACGTCGCCAAACACAGCGGCGCCGGCCGCGCGCAGGTCAGCGGGGGACATCACGAAGGACGCCTGTTCCTCGAAGTGCGCGACGACGGCCGCGGCGGTGCGGACCCCTCGGCCGGCAGCGGACTCACCGGACTCGCCGACCGGGTCTCGGTCCTCGATGGCAGACTTGCCCTGACCAGTCCGCCAGGTGGACCGACCCTCTTGCGTGTGGAGTTTCCTTGCGAGGTGCCCGAGGCGGCCGACCGCTGA
- the trhA gene encoding PAQR family membrane homeostasis protein TrhA, with amino-acid sequence MIADETEPPSPDREPQPAPGNTSDAVRAAAEDDSPAATRRPTAATGLEGGMERAVAALKPRMRGWLHAGVFPLALAGGIVLIAVSRSGAAVAACAVYAVSACLLFGTSAVYHRGTWGPRGEAVLRRLDHANIFLIIAGTYTPLAVLLLPADRQRLLLAVVWAGALAGIAFRTLWIGAPRWLYTPCYIALGWVAVFNLPDFARTGGAAVVVLVVVGGLLYTAGAVVYGLKRPDPSPSWFGFHEVFHALTIAAFAAHYTAILLAAA; translated from the coding sequence ATGATCGCCGATGAAACTGAGCCGCCGTCCCCGGACCGAGAGCCGCAGCCCGCACCCGGCAACACCTCCGACGCCGTGCGGGCCGCGGCGGAGGACGACTCACCCGCCGCGACCCGTCGGCCGACAGCCGCCACCGGGCTCGAAGGCGGTATGGAGCGTGCAGTGGCCGCGCTGAAGCCGCGGATGCGCGGCTGGCTGCACGCCGGCGTGTTCCCCCTCGCGCTGGCCGGCGGGATCGTCCTGATCGCCGTGTCGCGTTCGGGGGCGGCGGTGGCGGCCTGCGCGGTGTACGCGGTGTCGGCCTGCCTGCTGTTCGGCACCAGTGCGGTCTACCACCGCGGGACGTGGGGCCCGCGCGGTGAGGCGGTGCTGCGGCGGCTGGACCACGCGAACATCTTCCTCATCATCGCCGGCACCTACACCCCGCTGGCGGTACTGCTGCTGCCCGCGGACCGGCAGCGGCTGCTGCTGGCCGTGGTGTGGGCGGGCGCGCTCGCCGGGATCGCCTTCCGCACCCTGTGGATCGGGGCTCCCCGGTGGCTGTACACCCCGTGCTACATCGCGCTGGGCTGGGTGGCCGTCTTCAATCTCCCGGACTTCGCGCGCACCGGCGGCGCGGCCGTCGTCGTCCTCGTCGTCGTCGGCGGCCTGCTCTACACCGCGGGAGCCGTCGTCTACGGACTCAAGCGCCCGGACCCCTCACCCTCGTGGTTCGGCTTCCACGAGGTCTTCCACGCCCTGACGATCGCCGCCTTCGCCGCGCACTACACGGCCATCCTCCTCGCGGCCGCATAG
- a CDS encoding ABC transporter ATP-binding protein — protein sequence MSNDAIRLDSVTRRYGSGGTSVTALDHVSLAIPRGTFTAVMGPSGSGKSTLLQCAAGLDRPTSGSVTVGDTELTGLSETALTLLRRERIGFVFQAFNLLPSLTAEQNVSLPLRLAGRRPKKAQVREVLRQVGLGDRARHRPSELSGGQQQRVALARAMITRPEVLFGDEPTGALDSRTGREVLTLLRGMVDRDGRTIVMVTHDPVAASYADRVVLLVDGRVDGELLGASAQDIAARLSGLEAAPC from the coding sequence ATGAGCAACGACGCGATCCGGCTGGACTCCGTGACCCGGCGATACGGCTCGGGCGGCACGTCCGTCACCGCCCTCGACCACGTGTCGCTCGCCATCCCGAGGGGGACGTTCACCGCCGTCATGGGCCCCTCCGGGTCCGGCAAGTCGACCCTGCTGCAGTGCGCCGCCGGCCTGGACCGGCCCACGTCGGGCTCGGTCACCGTGGGCGACACGGAGCTGACCGGGCTGAGCGAGACCGCGCTGACCCTGTTGCGCCGCGAGCGCATCGGCTTCGTGTTCCAGGCGTTCAACCTGCTGCCCTCGCTGACCGCCGAGCAGAACGTGTCCCTGCCGCTGCGGCTCGCCGGCCGCCGCCCGAAGAAGGCACAGGTGCGTGAGGTGCTCCGGCAGGTCGGACTCGGCGACCGGGCGCGGCACCGACCGTCGGAGTTGTCCGGCGGTCAGCAGCAACGGGTCGCCCTGGCCCGCGCCATGATCACCCGTCCGGAAGTGCTGTTCGGCGACGAGCCGACCGGCGCGCTCGACTCGCGGACCGGCCGCGAGGTGCTGACGCTGCTGCGCGGCATGGTCGACCGGGACGGCCGGACGATCGTCATGGTCACCCACGACCCCGTCGCGGCCTCCTACGCCGACCGCGTCGTCCTCCTCGTCGACGGCCGGGTCGACGGCGAGCTGCTCGGCGCCTCCGCGCAGGACATCGCGGCGCGTCTGTCCGGGCTGGAGGCGGCGCCGTGCTGA
- a CDS encoding response regulator transcription factor produces the protein MTGPAPAPTPDAAPSSSRVLICDDQELIRMGLRMVIDSQPDLTVVGEAADGDAAITGVAALEPDLVLMDVRMPGLDGLAATEHLCAQPDGPRILVVTTFDLDEYAYAALRAGANGFLVKDAPAEEILVTVRAVLRGEVMVAPSLTRRLVERFVRQAPASAAAQRARLAALTEREREVLALVARGLANGEIAERLFVGETTVKTHLGRILTKLGLRDRVHAVIFAYESGLIRAGD, from the coding sequence ATGACCGGCCCGGCTCCGGCCCCGACTCCGGATGCTGCCCCGTCGTCGTCGCGGGTGCTGATCTGCGACGACCAGGAGCTGATCCGGATGGGGCTGCGCATGGTCATCGACAGCCAGCCCGACCTCACCGTGGTGGGCGAGGCCGCCGACGGGGACGCGGCGATCACGGGCGTGGCCGCCCTGGAGCCGGACCTCGTCCTGATGGACGTGCGCATGCCCGGTCTCGACGGGCTCGCCGCGACCGAACACCTCTGCGCGCAGCCCGACGGCCCCAGAATCCTCGTCGTCACCACCTTCGATCTCGACGAGTACGCCTACGCGGCCCTGCGCGCCGGCGCGAACGGATTCCTCGTCAAGGACGCCCCCGCCGAGGAGATCCTGGTCACCGTCCGCGCGGTGCTGCGGGGCGAGGTCATGGTGGCGCCCTCGCTCACCCGGCGTCTGGTCGAACGCTTCGTCCGGCAGGCCCCCGCTTCCGCGGCCGCCCAGCGCGCCCGCCTGGCCGCGCTCACCGAGCGGGAACGAGAGGTCCTCGCCCTGGTCGCCCGGGGGCTGGCCAACGGCGAGATCGCCGAGCGCCTCTTCGTGGGAGAGACGACCGTCAAGACCCATCTCGGCCGCATCCTGACCAAGCTCGGCCTCCGCGACCGTGTCCACGCAGTGATCTTCGCCTACGAGAGCGGGCTGATACGGGCCGGGGACTGA
- a CDS encoding thiolase family protein, whose translation MSAFLYAATRTPFGRFNGALAGVRPDDLAAAAITSTLARVPGLDPAAIDDVVWGNANGAGEENRNVGRMAALLAGLPVSVPGSTVNRLCGSSLDAAMTAGRMIETGDAEVVLTGGVESMTRAPWVLPKSAKPFPAGDVTAVSTTLGWRLVNARMPKEWTVSLGEANEQLRERFGISRERQDEFAARSHRLAHQAWESGFYDDLVAPVEGVGLTRDESIRAGSTPEVLAGLKPVFRTPDQGGTITAGNASPLNDGACAVLLGSEKAAAAVGADPIARIAGRGMSALEPQAFGYAPVEAANRALARAGIGWDQVGAVELNEAFAVQSLACLDAWKVDPALVNQKGGAIAIGHPLGASGGRVLATLAKVLRETRQRYGVAAICIGVGQGLAVVLENCAGTGATR comes from the coding sequence ATGAGTGCTTTCCTGTACGCCGCCACACGGACGCCGTTCGGCCGCTTCAACGGCGCGCTGGCCGGGGTCCGGCCCGACGACCTCGCCGCCGCCGCGATCACCTCGACCCTCGCCCGGGTGCCCGGCCTCGACCCCGCCGCGATCGACGACGTGGTGTGGGGCAACGCGAACGGAGCCGGCGAGGAGAACCGCAACGTCGGCCGCATGGCGGCGCTGCTCGCCGGCCTTCCGGTGAGCGTGCCCGGGTCCACGGTCAACCGGCTGTGCGGCTCGAGCCTCGACGCGGCGATGACGGCCGGCCGGATGATCGAGACCGGCGACGCCGAGGTGGTGCTGACCGGCGGCGTCGAGTCGATGACCCGGGCGCCGTGGGTGCTGCCCAAGTCGGCGAAGCCGTTCCCGGCCGGCGACGTCACCGCGGTCTCGACCACGCTCGGCTGGCGGCTGGTCAATGCGCGGATGCCGAAGGAGTGGACGGTCAGCCTCGGCGAGGCCAACGAGCAGCTCCGGGAGCGCTTCGGCATCTCCCGCGAACGGCAGGACGAGTTCGCCGCCCGCTCCCACCGGCTCGCCCACCAGGCATGGGAGTCGGGCTTCTACGACGACCTGGTGGCGCCGGTCGAGGGCGTCGGACTGACCCGCGACGAGAGCATCCGGGCCGGATCCACGCCGGAGGTGCTGGCCGGGCTCAAGCCGGTCTTCCGGACGCCGGACCAGGGCGGCACCATCACGGCGGGCAACGCCAGCCCCCTCAACGACGGGGCCTGTGCCGTCCTGCTGGGCAGCGAGAAGGCCGCGGCCGCCGTCGGGGCGGACCCGATCGCCCGCATCGCCGGCCGCGGCATGAGCGCGCTGGAGCCACAGGCCTTCGGCTACGCCCCGGTCGAAGCCGCGAACCGGGCGCTGGCCCGGGCCGGGATCGGCTGGGACCAGGTGGGCGCGGTCGAGCTCAACGAGGCCTTCGCGGTGCAGTCGCTCGCCTGCCTCGACGCCTGGAAGGTCGACCCCGCCCTCGTCAACCAGAAGGGCGGAGCCATCGCGATCGGGCACCCGCTGGGCGCCTCGGGCGGCCGGGTCCTCGCCACCCTGGCCAAGGTGCTGCGCGAGACCCGGCAGCGCTACGGCGTCGCGGCGATCTGCATCGGGGTGGGCCAGGGCCTGGCCGTCGTCCTCGAGAACTGCGCGGGCACGGGGGCGACCCGGTGA